In Thermotoga sp. Ku-13t, one genomic interval encodes:
- the ruvB gene encoding Holliday junction branch migration DNA helicase RuvB: MKEIESLPSFRPDSLDEYVGQEEIKKRLRIALQAAKLRSEPLDHVLLAGPPGLGKTTLAYVIARELRKNIYITSGPVIERGGDIAAILSSLEEGDVLFIDEIHRMSKPAEEVLYSALEDFQVDVMIGKGPTARSVRIRLKPFTLIGATTRSGLLSPPLRNRFGMIFELDFYSVDELTKIVERACQLMNIPIEREAAWLIAQRSRGTPRTALRLLKRVRDVATVRREERITPNTVLRTMDILEIDSLGLDEMDRKILRTIIEIYDGGPVGLEALAATLNVEIDTLKEVYEPYLLRSGLLVRTSRGRAATDLAYQHLGYKRVRGGLFDGYPAEPSEDKGKNCSGSLEGAS; the protein is encoded by the coding sequence ATGAAAGAAATCGAGTCGTTACCGAGTTTCAGACCGGACAGCCTGGACGAGTACGTTGGACAGGAGGAAATAAAAAAAAGGCTCAGAATAGCACTTCAGGCGGCTAAACTGCGTTCAGAACCGCTGGATCATGTGTTACTCGCAGGACCTCCTGGCCTCGGGAAAACAACGCTTGCTTATGTGATCGCAAGAGAGTTGAGGAAAAACATATACATCACCAGTGGCCCTGTCATCGAGCGTGGTGGAGACATCGCGGCCATACTGTCGAGCCTTGAAGAAGGTGATGTGCTCTTCATCGACGAGATCCACAGAATGAGCAAACCTGCAGAAGAGGTGCTGTATTCGGCGCTGGAGGATTTCCAGGTGGATGTGATGATCGGTAAGGGACCAACGGCCAGGTCCGTTAGGATCAGGCTGAAACCTTTCACGCTGATCGGTGCGACCACAAGGAGTGGTCTGCTCAGTCCGCCTCTCAGGAACAGGTTTGGCATGATTTTCGAACTCGATTTCTACAGTGTGGACGAGCTAACGAAGATCGTCGAAAGGGCGTGCCAGCTCATGAACATACCCATAGAACGGGAGGCAGCCTGGTTGATCGCCCAGCGCTCGAGGGGAACACCCCGTACGGCATTGAGACTGTTGAAACGCGTGAGGGATGTTGCGACCGTGCGGAGGGAAGAGAGGATAACGCCGAACACGGTTCTCAGGACCATGGACATTCTCGAGATAGATTCCCTCGGACTCGACGAGATGGATCGAAAGATACTGCGCACGATCATAGAAATTTACGATGGGGGACCCGTGGGTCTGGAGGCGCTCGCGGCCACTCTGAACGTGGAGATCGACACGCTCAAGGAAGTGTACGAACCTTACCTGCTTCGTTCAGGTCTTTTAGTCAGAACGTCGCGTGGCAGAGCTGCTACGGATCTTGCATACCAGCATCTCGGTTACAAGAGAGTGAGGGGTGGTCTCTTCGATGGATATCCAGCAGAACCTTCAGAGGATAAAGGAAAGAATTGCTCAGGCAGCCTTGAGGGCGCATCGTGA
- a CDS encoding NAD(+) kinase translates to MRHSCVILYKSGRDREARELFESVRKHLEVIDVQQLSCQRVEKACDFALVVGGDGTVLRAVKCVSVPIVGFKAGRIGFLTTYRVEEAERFLEDLRNGNLVREDRWMLKVVADQKEHEAVNDAILRARAKPMSEFRVFVDGCSDLDFFADGILVSTPTGSTAYNLSLGGAIVIPSCDVVQIMPVAPYYLQNRSIILPAAKTIHISSQLESELVIDGVCVGTTREVLVSKSSKTFSLLRPAGYDFFSVLKSKVGYGRGVSES, encoded by the coding sequence TTGAGACACAGCTGTGTCATTCTGTACAAGTCCGGAAGGGATAGAGAGGCGAGGGAACTGTTCGAAAGCGTGAGAAAACATCTTGAGGTTATCGATGTTCAGCAGCTTTCCTGTCAACGTGTGGAGAAAGCGTGCGACTTTGCGCTCGTAGTTGGTGGCGATGGAACCGTCCTGAGGGCGGTGAAGTGCGTGTCCGTACCGATCGTGGGATTCAAAGCGGGCAGGATCGGTTTTTTGACCACCTACAGGGTGGAAGAAGCGGAGCGATTCCTTGAAGATCTCAGGAATGGAAATCTCGTACGGGAAGATAGATGGATGCTGAAGGTCGTGGCGGATCAGAAAGAGCACGAAGCCGTCAACGATGCGATTCTACGTGCGAGGGCAAAACCCATGAGCGAATTCAGGGTGTTTGTTGATGGTTGCAGTGATTTAGATTTCTTCGCAGACGGTATACTCGTCTCCACACCCACAGGTTCCACGGCTTACAACCTTTCGCTCGGCGGAGCCATAGTCATACCCAGTTGTGACGTTGTACAGATCATGCCCGTGGCGCCGTATTATCTTCAGAACCGTAGCATAATACTGCCGGCCGCAAAAACCATTCACATTTCGAGCCAGCTCGAATCCGAGCTGGTGATCGATGGAGTCTGTGTTGGAACAACCAGAGAGGTGCTCGTGAGCAAGTCCAGTAAAACTTTTTCGCTTTTGAGACCCGCCGGTTACGATTTCTTCTCCGTCCTGAAAAGCAAAGTGGGTTATGGAAGGGGTGTGAGTGAATCTTGA
- a CDS encoding YggT family protein: MFVISNLLYALARVLQLFIYIELFAVIFSVILSWITPFRYSMFRQSIDAIANILLKPLRRFIPPVGPVDITPMIAIFLLVFLDNFLVRTLIDLAVRLR; this comes from the coding sequence ATGTTCGTAATCTCGAATCTTCTCTACGCGCTGGCAAGGGTTCTTCAGCTGTTCATCTACATAGAGCTTTTCGCCGTGATATTCTCAGTAATCCTGAGCTGGATAACACCCTTCAGATACTCTATGTTCAGACAGTCCATTGATGCGATCGCGAACATTCTGCTGAAGCCTTTAAGAAGGTTCATTCCGCCCGTAGGACCTGTGGACATCACGCCGATGATAGCGATCTTTCTGCTCGTGTTCCTGGACAATTTCCTCGTCAGAACGCTGATAGATCTGGCGGTGAGGTTGCGTTGA
- the phoU gene encoding phosphate signaling complex protein PhoU encodes MRWLLDQKVERFKRALMKMGWFTEKMMMRVIESMENRQSASAKQVVEDDDVLDAMEVELREEAAVVLGTHAPTGFNLRFLISSVEVANTLEKIGDRTRRIAQILLSFYREQSANVDPKIIRMAKNVAGLLKETLGVMADMRSEAAFEICTKDDEIDEFFQEVRLEFINLLNEKPEQLERALCLLEIARELEEIADLCTNVVEAVLYAILGENYKCFKDQMKPFKGREGVLFDDSD; translated from the coding sequence TTGAGGTGGTTGCTCGATCAGAAGGTGGAGAGGTTCAAAAGGGCTCTCATGAAGATGGGCTGGTTCACCGAGAAAATGATGATGAGGGTCATAGAATCGATGGAAAACAGGCAGAGTGCCTCCGCAAAACAGGTTGTTGAGGACGACGATGTGCTCGATGCGATGGAAGTCGAGCTCAGGGAAGAGGCCGCGGTCGTACTCGGTACACATGCTCCCACGGGTTTCAACCTCAGATTCCTCATCAGTTCGGTTGAGGTGGCGAACACCCTCGAGAAGATAGGCGATAGAACGCGCAGAATTGCCCAGATTCTGCTCTCTTTCTACAGAGAACAGTCTGCGAACGTTGATCCTAAGATCATCAGGATGGCTAAGAATGTGGCAGGACTCCTCAAAGAAACTCTCGGTGTCATGGCCGATATGCGATCGGAGGCCGCTTTCGAGATATGCACGAAAGACGACGAAATAGACGAATTCTTTCAGGAAGTGAGGTTAGAGTTCATCAACCTGTTGAATGAGAAACCCGAACAACTGGAGCGTGCCCTATGTCTTCTGGAGATCGCACGCGAGCTCGAAGAGATAGCGGACCTCTGTACGAACGTTGTTGAAGCCGTGTTGTACGCCATCTTGGGTGAAAACTACAAGTGTTTCAAAGATCAGATGAAGCCGTTCAAAGGCAGGGAGGGCGTTCTGTTTGACGATTCTGATTAA
- a CDS encoding YggS family pyridoxal phosphate-dependent enzyme: protein MDIQQNLQRIKERIAQAALRAHRDPDSVRLVVVVKEASLEQIIKLRELGVEDFGENYAQQLVKKYESVPDATWHFIGRIQTNKIKYIVPRCEYIHSVCRREEIVEIERVASKLKKRQKILIEVNVSGEETKAGVEQGSLSELLTFSSNFPHVEVIGLMTMAPLVEDAEQVRWVFRRLRELRDELVDRWPNVVHLSMGMTNDFEVAIEEGATMVRIGRAILKGE, encoded by the coding sequence ATGGATATCCAGCAGAACCTTCAGAGGATAAAGGAAAGAATTGCTCAGGCAGCCTTGAGGGCGCATCGTGATCCGGATTCTGTCAGGTTGGTCGTGGTCGTGAAAGAAGCGAGTTTGGAGCAGATAATCAAGCTGAGGGAGCTTGGTGTTGAAGATTTCGGCGAAAACTACGCTCAACAACTCGTGAAGAAGTACGAATCAGTTCCCGACGCAACGTGGCATTTCATAGGCAGGATCCAGACGAACAAGATCAAGTACATCGTTCCGAGGTGTGAATACATACACTCAGTTTGCAGGCGGGAAGAAATTGTTGAGATAGAAAGGGTCGCATCGAAATTGAAAAAGAGACAAAAGATTTTGATCGAAGTGAACGTCTCAGGGGAGGAAACCAAGGCAGGTGTCGAACAAGGATCGCTGTCGGAGCTTCTAACGTTTTCGAGTAATTTTCCACACGTTGAGGTGATCGGTCTGATGACGATGGCTCCCCTGGTCGAGGACGCGGAACAGGTTCGGTGGGTGTTCAGAAGGCTCAGAGAACTTCGTGATGAGCTCGTCGATCGCTGGCCTAATGTCGTTCACCTGTCGATGGGTATGACGAACGATTTTGAAGTGGCCATAGAAGAAGGTGCAACGATGGTCAGGATCGGTAGGGCGATTTTGAAAGGAGAGTGA
- the asnS gene encoding asparagine--tRNA ligase, producing the protein MKWVYVEELKNYIGQQVELRGWVWNLRSSGKIHFLQFRDGTGFVQIIVERSTVPEDVFERAGKLRIESSVIVRGLVKEDSRSPYGVEILASDVIPVQIPEEPYPISKKDHGIDFLMSYRHLWLRSRRQFHILWVRDAIIWAIRQFYKERKFVLIDTPIFTGSIGETAGNLFELDYFDYGKVYLTQTGQLYLEAACLAFGKVYNLGPTFRAEKSKTRRHLIEFWMHEAEVAYYEHEDNLKLQEELVSYIVKYVLENASDHLIALGRDISKLEKVTPPFERITYDEAIRFLQSKGVDIQWGDDFGGDEETMIASQFEKPVFVTHYPRKAKAFYMQPDPNRPEVVLCADLLAPEGYGEIIGGSQRIHDYDLLVERLREFNLPIEKYQWYLDLRKWGSVPHSGFGLGVERTVAWICGLEHIREAIPFARTLYRVYP; encoded by the coding sequence ATGAAGTGGGTTTATGTGGAGGAGTTGAAAAATTACATTGGTCAGCAGGTAGAACTTCGCGGCTGGGTGTGGAACTTGCGCTCGAGCGGTAAAATACATTTTCTGCAGTTCAGAGATGGTACGGGCTTCGTCCAAATAATTGTGGAACGTTCAACGGTTCCGGAGGACGTGTTCGAGAGGGCTGGGAAACTTCGAATCGAATCCAGTGTTATTGTCAGAGGTTTGGTGAAGGAAGACAGTCGATCTCCTTACGGTGTTGAAATACTTGCCAGCGACGTGATACCCGTTCAGATTCCTGAAGAGCCCTATCCTATCTCCAAGAAAGATCACGGAATAGACTTTCTCATGAGTTACAGACATTTATGGTTGCGCTCGAGAAGACAGTTTCACATACTCTGGGTCAGAGATGCGATCATATGGGCGATAAGGCAGTTTTATAAGGAAAGGAAATTCGTTCTGATCGATACGCCGATCTTCACCGGATCTATCGGTGAAACTGCGGGAAACCTGTTCGAGCTCGACTATTTCGATTACGGTAAGGTCTATTTGACGCAAACCGGTCAGCTCTACCTGGAAGCAGCCTGCCTGGCTTTCGGTAAGGTGTACAACCTCGGTCCGACCTTCAGGGCGGAGAAGTCAAAAACGAGGAGGCATTTGATAGAGTTCTGGATGCATGAGGCAGAAGTCGCGTATTACGAACACGAAGACAACCTGAAGCTTCAGGAGGAACTGGTTTCCTACATAGTCAAATACGTGCTCGAGAACGCCTCCGATCATTTAATAGCCCTCGGTAGGGACATCTCGAAACTGGAAAAAGTGACGCCTCCGTTCGAGCGCATAACCTATGATGAAGCGATCAGGTTCCTGCAGTCGAAGGGTGTCGATATTCAGTGGGGCGACGATTTCGGCGGTGATGAGGAAACGATGATCGCCTCGCAGTTCGAAAAACCCGTGTTCGTCACACACTATCCCAGAAAAGCGAAAGCTTTCTACATGCAGCCAGACCCGAACAGACCCGAAGTCGTCCTGTGTGCGGACCTGCTCGCTCCCGAGGGTTACGGTGAGATCATAGGAGGTTCTCAGAGGATACACGATTACGATCTTCTGGTCGAGAGACTCAGGGAGTTCAACCTGCCTATCGAGAAGTACCAGTGGTATCTGGATCTGAGGAAGTGGGGAAGCGTTCCGCACAGTGGTTTCGGGTTGGGTGTTGAGCGTACAGTCGCATGGATCTGTGGACTTGAACACATCAGAGAAGCCATTCCGTTTGCGAGGACCCTCTACAGGGTGTATCCGTGA
- a CDS encoding LptF/LptG family permease, which produces MTILIKYLFKLSLGPVLIGLGGFIIFVSVEILYQLSDLIVRHRVSFFVLLRILYYYLPYFTALGVPVGILLAVFWVLSKLSNDRELMAMQVHGISLKVLIVPFLLLGAVLSLVAYMLNDRIVPVFNQKADQVLSKYVYRKPEVFISENVLTKVDENQYFYVKKYDRQNGILENVVLFRNEPSEEEIITARRVMKENDKWFMYDGRMYRVDKDGFLRFDVSFSKVELDLKQDIESILRSGKTPRDMKSEELRERIVTLKKLGIDPAPWIVELHSRYSIALGPIIIALVGVPLSLMFNLKSKSWGVILTFTLIVLYQGSGAWVSAMGKERLIDPVLAAWLPDLSFGIVGALLFVLLDTRISYRLREFLTRFLVIVFVVFLASQVQAGTMELKGGNVLVEKGRLILSNGVEVRYEDVTIQSATLTVFLNDSNEVEKILAEGNVLYTKKDTQIRAQQLLYVFSEKLALVLQSKGKTIFTDEEKVKHTIYFAAESSRMRGESAQLSISYLTTCEFEKPHYRLQAIDVEIKEKEYLAAYNVVLYIYDVPTIYLPVYFVSLREGPQPFSVKMGYSKDEGFSVESLYSVTFPQGYVTTRIGFREKGDQAGNYSQLTLNYEQENWKLTTSVYNLEGPAGRSYKMNTTLTVPSLFSKLNAYFSNERFSFQYTLNPTKDFVIQSSVSKSQDYTRWTMPSVSIKKFTVLEEPFLLAINNFSHISSLQYNEGSLFDHVDEFYTFGRYSVSARWKLPYAFKQLNLSLNGTYELSGISITDNYSKNYFQLDSNLPMRTALLRGGWFDISFDSALRAGLWLAHGKEPEYLFSQTSKANFTLKPVDFFSIAVIYQNRASLNNVTYSGFSDLSDLSKATFSAVLKVPTSSFELSTGYDLISFKWDDLLFKTTTTFDLFSLRFSIYTETVYLIENEKLDRTDWDINVGAGSFSHETKFTYRYDREIPIDVLENKLSIRGKSFLFMERPDLLVRYTLNVQPFDLLTLQAGGSFYTGSARHAISLTYTRNSYRLKASYELSGFDPSVKVSFSGRIQPFQISSLDLAMTKDLHCWGLVFETSFSTVGGFSLEKLSFKFFIKEFPKKSFSFDPVTGSVGLDVF; this is translated from the coding sequence TTGACGATTCTGATTAAATATCTGTTCAAGCTCTCCCTGGGCCCCGTGTTGATCGGACTCGGTGGGTTCATAATCTTCGTCAGTGTAGAAATCCTCTACCAGCTTTCCGATCTGATCGTCAGACACAGGGTGAGTTTCTTTGTTCTGCTGAGAATCCTGTACTACTATCTTCCCTATTTCACAGCGCTCGGTGTACCTGTGGGAATCCTACTTGCCGTGTTCTGGGTGCTGTCAAAGCTGTCAAACGATCGTGAACTCATGGCCATGCAGGTGCACGGGATCTCCTTGAAAGTGCTGATCGTTCCATTCTTGTTGCTCGGTGCAGTTCTCAGCCTTGTCGCGTATATGCTCAACGACAGGATCGTTCCCGTTTTCAATCAGAAGGCTGACCAGGTGCTCTCGAAGTACGTTTACAGAAAACCCGAAGTCTTCATCAGCGAGAACGTGCTTACCAAAGTCGATGAGAACCAATACTTTTACGTGAAGAAATATGACAGGCAAAATGGGATACTTGAGAACGTCGTGCTGTTCAGGAACGAACCTTCTGAGGAAGAAATCATCACTGCACGTCGTGTGATGAAAGAGAACGACAAGTGGTTCATGTACGACGGACGGATGTACAGGGTCGATAAGGACGGCTTTTTGAGGTTCGATGTGAGCTTTTCAAAAGTGGAACTCGATTTGAAACAGGACATCGAATCCATCTTGAGAAGTGGGAAAACTCCTAGGGACATGAAGAGCGAGGAGTTGAGAGAAAGAATAGTTACACTCAAGAAGCTGGGAATAGATCCTGCACCGTGGATCGTGGAACTTCATTCACGCTACTCCATCGCTCTGGGTCCGATCATAATAGCCCTCGTGGGCGTTCCTCTCTCACTCATGTTCAATTTGAAAAGCAAGTCCTGGGGCGTCATACTGACGTTCACTTTGATCGTGCTGTACCAGGGCTCAGGTGCCTGGGTCAGTGCCATGGGGAAAGAACGTTTGATAGATCCTGTCCTCGCAGCGTGGTTGCCAGACCTGAGCTTTGGAATCGTGGGAGCTTTGCTGTTCGTGCTGCTCGACACAAGGATCAGTTACAGACTGAGGGAGTTTCTGACGAGGTTTCTGGTCATCGTTTTTGTTGTCTTCCTCGCCTCGCAAGTTCAAGCTGGAACGATGGAGCTGAAAGGTGGTAACGTGCTGGTCGAGAAGGGAAGACTGATCCTCTCAAATGGAGTCGAGGTTCGGTACGAAGATGTGACGATCCAGTCTGCAACGCTGACGGTTTTTCTGAACGATTCAAATGAGGTGGAAAAGATTCTCGCGGAAGGAAACGTGCTCTACACAAAAAAAGATACACAAATAAGAGCTCAACAGTTGCTGTACGTGTTTTCCGAAAAACTAGCGTTGGTTCTTCAATCTAAGGGCAAAACGATCTTCACAGATGAAGAGAAGGTTAAGCACACGATCTATTTCGCGGCAGAATCTTCAAGAATGCGAGGTGAATCTGCCCAGCTCAGCATTTCCTATCTGACCACGTGTGAGTTTGAAAAACCGCATTACAGGCTTCAAGCGATTGACGTTGAGATAAAGGAGAAAGAGTATCTGGCCGCCTACAACGTGGTGCTATACATCTACGACGTACCAACCATTTACTTACCAGTCTATTTCGTTTCGCTGCGCGAAGGGCCGCAACCGTTCTCTGTTAAAATGGGTTATTCGAAAGACGAAGGGTTCAGTGTGGAGAGCCTATACAGTGTGACCTTCCCGCAGGGTTACGTGACCACGCGGATAGGTTTCAGAGAGAAAGGCGATCAGGCCGGGAATTATTCTCAATTGACGCTCAATTACGAGCAGGAAAATTGGAAACTCACAACGAGCGTGTACAATCTCGAAGGTCCAGCTGGAAGAAGCTATAAGATGAACACGACGCTGACTGTACCATCGCTTTTTTCAAAACTGAATGCATACTTCAGTAACGAGAGATTTTCGTTCCAATACACCTTAAACCCTACGAAAGATTTCGTAATCCAGAGTTCCGTCAGCAAGTCTCAAGATTATACTCGCTGGACTATGCCAAGCGTTTCAATAAAGAAATTCACCGTTCTGGAAGAACCCTTCTTGCTGGCCATCAACAATTTCTCGCATATTTCATCGCTCCAGTACAATGAAGGTAGCCTTTTCGATCACGTTGATGAATTTTACACATTCGGTCGCTACAGCGTTTCTGCCCGGTGGAAACTCCCGTACGCCTTCAAGCAGCTCAATTTATCACTGAACGGCACTTACGAATTGAGTGGAATAAGCATAACGGACAATTACTCGAAGAATTACTTCCAGCTAGATTCAAACTTGCCCATGAGAACTGCACTGTTGCGAGGAGGCTGGTTCGACATTTCGTTCGATTCTGCTCTCCGCGCCGGTCTCTGGCTCGCCCATGGGAAAGAACCAGAGTATCTCTTTTCGCAGACGAGTAAGGCGAACTTCACGTTGAAGCCAGTTGATTTCTTCTCCATCGCGGTCATATATCAGAACAGAGCCTCATTGAACAACGTCACCTATTCCGGTTTTTCAGATCTTTCAGATCTTTCAAAAGCCACATTTTCAGCGGTCCTGAAAGTTCCAACCAGTAGTTTCGAGCTTTCGACAGGGTACGATCTGATCAGTTTCAAATGGGATGATCTTCTGTTCAAAACCACGACCACGTTCGACCTCTTCTCACTGCGCTTTTCCATCTACACAGAGACGGTGTATCTAATCGAGAATGAGAAGTTGGACAGAACAGACTGGGATATAAATGTTGGAGCTGGATCGTTCAGTCACGAGACGAAATTCACTTACCGTTACGACAGAGAAATCCCCATCGATGTGCTGGAAAACAAGTTGAGCATCAGAGGTAAAAGCTTTTTGTTCATGGAGAGGCCTGATCTGTTGGTTCGTTACACTCTGAACGTTCAACCTTTCGATCTTCTGACGCTGCAGGCGGGAGGATCTTTTTACACAGGATCTGCCAGACACGCCATATCTCTCACATACACCAGAAATTCTTACAGGTTGAAAGCTTCCTATGAATTGTCGGGGTTCGACCCATCGGTGAAGGTTTCATTTTCTGGTCGCATTCAACCTTTTCAGATCAGTTCTCTGGATCTGGCCATGACAAAGGATCTGCACTGCTGGGGTTTGGTGTTCGAAACGAGTTTTTCGACGGTCGGAGGATTCAGCCTGGAGAAATTATCGTTCAAATTCTTCATAAAGGAATTCCCGAAGAAGAGCTTTTCTTTCGATCCTGTGACAGGTTCTGTCGGTCTCGATGTTTTCTAA
- a CDS encoding ATP-dependent helicase: protein MKVDYLQELDEEQRKAVLESSGRSLVIAGPGSGKTRVITYKLLHLLMSGVKPSQVLLVTFTRAAANEMIERAKQVTGMDLEELTAGTFHHVCNLILRKYAPRVGLTPNFTILDEEDSLSLIKHVRTRVLDRIFTEEKEKHFPSPSILQKVFSYSANTLSSIREALSTLFPKHLEFENIVEEIYREYTLEKKTQNCVDYDDLLTLTVFLLENDPHIKQREASKYRWLLVDEFQDTNVLQLKLVDYLSSVHGNAFVVADDAQSIYSFRGARFENVKDFARSGAKIFKIQTNYRSTERIVELVNAMIPRSSVPKVLRSVKPNGVKPKVVSTWDKAAEASFVAKEILRLIEFGYEPSQIGILYRSHSHSFDIQMELTRNQIDFRILSGMRFTETAHVKDVLAFLRLVQNPKEKVSWIRVARLFPGVGAKTASAFADHAASVESMDIDIIFESFPAKKPSLLKLREIFSHLLQEEGVSKKIESLYESFYKQYLEENYPDFVERQLDVQRLIEMAERYKSLERFLSDLMISEDVTREPGKGKVTLTTVHQAKGLEWDVVFVLSVNPGDFPSYYAIMDGKLDEEERIFYVAITRAKELLYILRQESVKRNYFSWMRLPDFVEKIPTELVEWIDMTE, encoded by the coding sequence GTGAAAGTCGATTATCTTCAGGAACTTGATGAGGAGCAAAGGAAAGCTGTTCTCGAATCATCAGGAAGGTCTCTGGTGATCGCCGGACCTGGTTCTGGAAAAACACGTGTCATCACGTACAAGCTGCTGCATCTACTCATGAGCGGGGTGAAGCCTTCGCAGGTTCTGCTTGTTACGTTCACGCGTGCTGCGGCGAACGAGATGATCGAACGCGCGAAGCAGGTCACAGGGATGGACCTGGAGGAACTGACAGCAGGCACCTTCCACCACGTGTGCAACCTTATTCTCCGAAAGTACGCTCCCAGGGTCGGATTGACGCCCAATTTCACGATACTCGATGAAGAAGACTCTCTGAGCCTCATCAAACATGTGAGGACCAGGGTCCTAGACAGGATATTCACCGAAGAGAAGGAAAAACACTTTCCATCGCCATCGATACTTCAAAAAGTTTTCTCTTATAGTGCGAACACGTTGAGTTCCATCAGGGAGGCTCTGTCAACACTCTTTCCGAAACATCTGGAATTCGAAAACATCGTGGAGGAAATTTACAGAGAATACACTCTCGAAAAGAAAACGCAAAACTGCGTAGATTACGACGATCTCTTAACTTTGACAGTCTTCCTTCTCGAAAATGATCCTCATATCAAGCAGAGGGAAGCTTCAAAATACAGATGGCTCCTGGTGGATGAGTTCCAGGACACGAACGTTCTGCAGTTGAAACTGGTGGATTATCTTTCTAGCGTGCACGGAAACGCGTTCGTTGTGGCGGACGATGCTCAGAGTATCTATTCGTTCAGAGGTGCGAGGTTCGAAAACGTGAAAGATTTCGCTCGATCGGGCGCAAAGATATTCAAAATACAGACAAACTACAGAAGTACCGAAAGAATCGTCGAACTTGTTAACGCCATGATCCCGAGAAGCAGTGTGCCCAAGGTGCTCAGATCGGTCAAACCCAACGGTGTCAAACCGAAGGTAGTCAGCACGTGGGACAAAGCGGCCGAGGCGAGCTTCGTGGCCAAAGAGATTCTGCGACTGATCGAGTTCGGTTACGAGCCCAGCCAGATAGGTATCCTCTACAGGAGTCATTCACATTCGTTCGATATACAGATGGAACTGACCAGGAACCAGATCGATTTTCGAATCCTCTCTGGAATGAGGTTCACAGAAACAGCACACGTTAAGGATGTTCTGGCCTTCCTCAGGCTGGTCCAGAATCCCAAAGAGAAGGTTTCGTGGATCAGAGTGGCGAGATTGTTCCCCGGTGTCGGTGCGAAGACGGCTTCCGCCTTTGCAGATCATGCGGCTTCGGTGGAATCCATGGACATAGACATTATATTTGAAAGTTTCCCAGCCAAAAAGCCATCCCTGCTAAAGCTCCGTGAGATCTTCTCGCATCTGCTGCAAGAGGAGGGTGTTTCGAAAAAGATAGAGAGTCTGTACGAAAGCTTTTACAAGCAGTATCTGGAAGAAAACTATCCAGACTTTGTCGAAAGACAGCTCGACGTACAAAGGTTGATCGAAATGGCTGAACGCTACAAATCCCTGGAGAGGTTCCTCTCCGATTTGATGATCAGCGAAGATGTGACCCGGGAGCCGGGCAAGGGAAAGGTCACCCTGACGACAGTGCATCAGGCGAAGGGTCTGGAGTGGGACGTGGTGTTCGTTCTGAGTGTGAATCCTGGAGATTTCCCCAGCTATTACGCCATAATGGACGGTAAGCTGGATGAGGAAGAGAGGATCTTCTACGTCGCCATAACACGTGCGAAGGAATTGCTCTACATTCTAAGACAAGAATCGGTGAAGAGGAACTACTTTTCCTGGATGAGGTTACCTGATTTCGTCGAGAAGATCCCGACAGAGTTAGTGGAATGGATAGACATGACCGAATGA